The following coding sequences lie in one Thermodesulfobacteriota bacterium genomic window:
- a CDS encoding type VI secretion system contractile sheath large subunit — MSIPSLPFKVLALGPFVPSGEEVMFRDPIRVDPEQPDQAIEALHLQLSIALPGNLCAWDRLAFPIRRLKDFHPDSLLEHHSSLKNLLDAKRLVHTSKAQGLPDEEVYRQLQNWPDLPFDLRPPPSRTQEHASSPVDRLLEMVAMPGEETASPAAAVPLSTQIDSFLQQVLRQIFSDPEFRKVESTHQGLHFLLRQAKSEKEVAFEILPVSFETLEEILDHLTLSKLDDLPSLVILDLPFDHSMRKLELLEKVALFSETLLVPTLCWVSPKFLFLERWEEMDKLPFLPHYIDEPAFAKWRRLRGLTSSRWIGLFCNRFLIRYPYGPDNRVRSLPFTESDPLWISPVWAAASLILLSHLQFGWPTRFTDWQSLRLTDLATHLIGNDRGIATEADFGDERIDQLIRIGIIPLASFLNRDIAFIPRETTAGGTALSWQLFLSRTSQFLLGCRDHLGSDLSPSTLEEKLREAFLRFYERSGRQFPQSLEITAKRPAPGEPIQLRIRIDPPKQILPSGERLELELRW, encoded by the coding sequence ATGTCCATTCCCTCACTCCCCTTCAAGGTCCTGGCCTTGGGCCCTTTTGTCCCCTCGGGAGAGGAGGTCATGTTTCGGGACCCGATTCGGGTCGATCCCGAGCAGCCCGATCAGGCCATCGAAGCCCTCCATCTCCAGCTTTCCATCGCCCTTCCCGGGAACCTCTGCGCCTGGGATCGACTTGCTTTCCCTATCCGGAGGTTAAAGGACTTCCACCCAGACTCCCTCCTCGAACACCATTCCTCTCTCAAGAATCTCCTCGATGCGAAAAGGCTCGTTCACACCTCGAAGGCCCAGGGACTGCCTGACGAAGAGGTCTATCGCCAACTCCAAAACTGGCCAGACCTTCCATTCGACCTCCGCCCTCCTCCCTCCCGGACCCAGGAACACGCCTCAAGCCCGGTGGACCGTCTCTTAGAGATGGTCGCCATGCCCGGGGAGGAAACTGCCTCCCCGGCAGCCGCTGTGCCTCTTTCAACCCAGATCGATTCATTCCTCCAACAGGTCTTGAGGCAGATCTTCTCCGACCCCGAATTCCGAAAGGTAGAATCGACTCACCAAGGCCTCCACTTCCTCCTGAGGCAAGCCAAATCGGAGAAGGAGGTCGCTTTCGAAATCCTCCCGGTCTCCTTTGAAACCCTTGAGGAGATCCTCGATCATCTCACCCTCTCGAAGCTCGACGACCTGCCCTCCCTGGTCATTCTCGACCTCCCCTTTGACCACTCGATGAGGAAATTGGAACTCCTTGAAAAAGTGGCCCTCTTTTCCGAAACCCTCCTCGTCCCCACGCTCTGCTGGGTGAGCCCCAAATTTCTCTTTCTCGAACGTTGGGAGGAGATGGACAAGCTCCCGTTCCTCCCCCACTATATCGATGAGCCCGCTTTTGCCAAATGGCGACGCCTGAGAGGGCTCACCTCCTCGAGATGGATCGGCCTTTTCTGCAATCGATTTTTGATCCGATATCCCTATGGCCCGGACAATCGGGTGCGATCCCTGCCCTTCACCGAATCTGATCCCCTTTGGATCTCTCCCGTATGGGCTGCCGCCAGCCTCATCCTCCTCAGCCATCTCCAATTCGGCTGGCCCACCCGATTCACCGACTGGCAGAGCCTTCGGTTGACCGATTTAGCCACCCATCTCATAGGGAACGACCGGGGGATTGCGACCGAGGCCGATTTCGGTGACGAGAGGATCGACCAGCTGATCCGGATCGGGATCATTCCGCTGGCCTCGTTTCTGAACCGAGACATTGCCTTTATTCCCCGTGAGACAACGGCTGGAGGAACGGCCTTGAGCTGGCAACTCTTCCTCTCCAGGACCTCTCAATTCCTACTCGGGTGCCGGGATCATCTCGGATCGGATCTCTCTCCCTCCACCCTCGAAGAGAAGCTGAGGGAGGCCTTCCTTCGGTTCTATGAACGATCTGGCCGCCAGTTTCCCCAATCCCTTGAAATCACAGCGAAGCGACCGGCCCCTGGAGAGCCTATCCAATTGAGAATTCGAATCGACCCCCCCAAACAGATTTTACCTTCAGGAGAGAGACTCGAGCTGGAATTGCGCTGGTGA
- a CDS encoding energy transducer TonB, translating into MGTHLFFVGLLSLITQEGKAPTFSKVNLEVSFLQEAKEERRTPEGGKVERTLKRSERRGEELGEKGRERTLEEREDKWQDHPTEVPPLPLPAQTEAVALSLNLTPSLPIEGEIPKKEENHSERVLVASPGSVVSPTDMGNPSDGLMKRSPSLPANEPVLIQPRYASNPKPPYPKEAKRLGFEGEVLLRVEVLSNGRVGEIEVKRSSGYKILDQSAVAAVKEWRFIPARMGETPVSVWVNIPVLFRLR; encoded by the coding sequence TTGGGAACCCACCTCTTCTTCGTGGGTCTCCTTTCCCTCATCACGCAGGAGGGGAAAGCCCCGACCTTCTCCAAGGTCAACTTGGAGGTCTCCTTTCTGCAGGAGGCCAAAGAGGAACGAAGAACGCCCGAAGGCGGAAAAGTCGAAAGGACCCTCAAGCGTTCCGAAAGGAGAGGAGAGGAATTGGGCGAGAAGGGGCGAGAACGAACTCTGGAGGAGAGGGAGGATAAATGGCAGGACCACCCGACAGAGGTTCCTCCACTTCCCCTACCTGCTCAGACCGAGGCCGTTGCCTTGTCTTTAAACCTCACCCCGTCTCTCCCGATCGAAGGGGAGATACCGAAGAAAGAGGAGAACCATTCCGAGAGGGTTCTGGTCGCCTCCCCCGGAAGCGTTGTTTCTCCAACCGACATGGGAAACCCCTCCGACGGCCTAATGAAGCGATCCCCTTCCCTCCCAGCAAATGAGCCTGTCCTGATCCAACCCCGATACGCCAGCAATCCAAAACCCCCTTATCCCAAAGAGGCAAAGAGACTGGGCTTCGAGGGCGAGGTTCTTCTCAGAGTGGAGGTCCTCTCCAATGGCAGGGTAGGAGAGATCGAGGTGAAGCGTTCCTCTGGATATAAGATCCTGGATCAATCGGCAGTGGCTGCGGTCAAGGAATGGAGGTTTATCCCGGCCAGGATGGGCGAAACCCCTGTCTCCGTATGGGTCAACATCCCTGTGCTCTTTAGGCTTCGATGA
- a CDS encoding cobalamin-binding protein, with protein sequence MKRFCISLTKIWATFWPIALLFSPLLAASVSYPATLTFRDEVGREVALPFPPRRIVSLAPNITEILFSLGLDEEVVGVSIHCNYPEKAKTKARVGSYIQIDVERVLSLRPDLIIATGAGNPKEVVERLERLGIPSFVIFPKRVDDVFQSIRHVGQVVGREKEALHLIRSLQKRKEKVVAATQGLPRPRVFLQIGEQPIVTVGKGSFGDDLIRLAGGENVAGEDREAYPRWGMEEILRRSPEVILISSMNPKGNYQKALQDWERWKTIPAVRTKRVHLIDSDLIDRPSPRIVEGLEEMAKAIHPNRFPKTIPP encoded by the coding sequence ATGAAAAGATTTTGCATCTCTCTTACAAAGATTTGGGCCACGTTTTGGCCAATCGCCCTCCTCTTCTCGCCCCTCCTCGCCGCTTCGGTCTCCTATCCCGCGACCCTCACCTTCAGGGACGAAGTGGGAAGGGAGGTGGCCCTTCCTTTTCCTCCTCGGAGGATCGTCTCCCTTGCCCCCAACATCACCGAAATCCTCTTCAGCCTCGGCCTTGATGAGGAGGTGGTCGGGGTTTCGATCCACTGTAATTATCCGGAAAAGGCGAAGACCAAGGCGAGGGTGGGAAGTTATATCCAGATCGACGTCGAAAGAGTGCTCTCGCTAAGGCCAGACCTGATCATCGCCACTGGCGCGGGAAACCCAAAGGAGGTCGTGGAACGTCTCGAACGGTTGGGGATCCCTTCTTTCGTCATCTTTCCAAAGAGGGTGGACGATGTCTTTCAGAGTATCCGCCATGTGGGTCAGGTGGTAGGAAGGGAGAAAGAGGCGCTTCACCTCATCCGGTCCCTGCAGAAGAGGAAGGAGAAGGTGGTGGCGGCGACCCAAGGACTTCCCCGGCCACGGGTCTTTCTCCAGATCGGGGAACAGCCCATCGTGACGGTTGGAAAAGGAAGTTTTGGAGACGACCTCATCCGCCTCGCCGGGGGGGAGAACGTTGCAGGAGAGGACCGCGAGGCCTATCCCAGATGGGGCATGGAGGAGATCCTGAGGAGATCTCCGGAGGTGATCCTCATCAGCTCCATGAACCCGAAGGGAAACTATCAAAAGGCCCTTCAGGACTGGGAGCGCTGGAAGACGATCCCTGCGGTCCGGACAAAGAGGGTCCACCTGATCGACTCCGACCTGATCGATCGACCCTCCCCGAGGATCGTAGAGGGCCTGGAGGAGATGGCAAAGGCCATCCATCCGAACCGGTTCCCCAAAACGATCCCTCCATAG
- a CDS encoding iron ABC transporter permease, producing the protein MVFSDNRQKIPLNVLRPKKVISICAILTLLLMAIVLTSVMVGSVKLDPRRSLSILVESFWGRPGEGTETEAAILLSIRLPRVLLAAGVGAGLSLSGAIFQALLRNPLADPYILGVSSGSAVGAILAILLGWGSLSFGLPLASFAGAVLTIGLVFQFGKQDGRIHPNTLLLAGVITGSFLSALIMFFLSISQREELRTIVFWLMGDFSFTHPRSPLIILPYLAIGFFILYRRSRQLNLILSGEESALQLGVEVERLKVISYLCASLITAASVSLCGLIGFVGLIIPHATRLLFGPDHRLLLPASGLIGASYLILCDTLARTILSPVELPVGVITAAFGGPFFLYLLRRSVGVRPL; encoded by the coding sequence ATGGTTTTCTCCGATAATCGCCAAAAGATCCCATTGAACGTCCTTCGGCCTAAAAAAGTGATCTCGATCTGCGCTATCCTCACCCTCCTCCTGATGGCCATCGTCCTCACTTCGGTCATGGTGGGTAGCGTCAAGCTCGACCCACGGCGCAGCCTTTCCATCCTTGTCGAATCATTTTGGGGCCGTCCGGGGGAGGGGACAGAGACCGAGGCCGCAATCCTCCTCTCCATCCGTCTCCCCAGGGTGCTGCTCGCAGCGGGGGTGGGAGCCGGGCTCTCTCTTTCGGGCGCCATCTTCCAGGCCCTTCTGAGAAACCCTTTGGCCGATCCCTATATCCTCGGCGTATCGAGCGGCTCGGCCGTGGGAGCGATCCTCGCCATCCTCCTCGGTTGGGGGAGCCTCTCCTTCGGACTCCCCCTGGCCTCCTTTGCCGGAGCGGTCCTCACGATCGGCCTCGTCTTCCAGTTTGGAAAGCAGGATGGCCGGATCCATCCCAATACCCTTCTGCTGGCCGGTGTGATTACAGGGTCGTTTCTTTCGGCCCTCATCATGTTCTTCCTCTCCATCTCGCAGAGGGAGGAGCTTAGAACGATCGTCTTTTGGTTAATGGGAGACTTTAGTTTCACTCATCCTCGGTCGCCCCTCATCATCCTGCCTTATCTCGCCATAGGCTTTTTCATCCTTTACCGGCGGTCACGCCAGCTCAATCTAATCCTTTCGGGCGAGGAAAGCGCCCTCCAATTGGGGGTGGAGGTGGAGCGATTGAAGGTCATCTCCTATCTCTGCGCCTCCTTGATCACCGCAGCCTCCGTCTCCCTCTGCGGTCTCATCGGATTTGTCGGGCTGATCATCCCCCATGCCACCCGGCTCCTTTTCGGTCCAGACCACAGGCTCTTGCTTCCTGCCTCTGGCCTGATCGGAGCTTCCTATCTCATCCTCTGCGATACGTTGGCGAGGACGATTCTCTCTCCCGTGGAACTCCCCGTTGGGGTGATCACCGCGGCCTTCGGCGGGCCCTTCTTTCTTTACCTTCTCAGGAGAAGCGTGGGGGTGAGGCCCCTATGA
- a CDS encoding ABC transporter ATP-binding protein, which yields MIDLRSIAFRYRKDWVLEEISFRIEKGEFLGVIGPNGSGKSTLLKLLCRVLTPQRGEVLINSIPLREMGRREIARRIAVVPQETYSLFPFRVIEIVLMGRSPYINHLLFESPGDLEIAKRAMEWTETLPVQNRLIDELSGGERKRVFIARALAQEPEVILLDEPTANLDIHHQADFLNLLLALNRERGLTIVMALHDLNIASEYCDRLVLLRNGKIYNMGHPAEVITREAIEEVYGCEVWVDEHPVSRKPRVTLLRPRH from the coding sequence ATGATCGACCTCCGCTCAATCGCTTTTCGCTACCGCAAGGATTGGGTCCTTGAGGAGATCTCTTTCCGGATCGAAAAGGGTGAATTTCTCGGCGTAATCGGTCCCAACGGCTCGGGAAAGAGCACCCTGCTGAAGCTCCTCTGCCGCGTCCTCACCCCACAGCGGGGCGAGGTCCTCATCAATTCCATCCCCTTGAGGGAGATGGGGCGCAGAGAGATTGCCCGGAGGATCGCGGTGGTCCCCCAGGAGACGTATTCCCTATTTCCCTTCCGTGTGATAGAAATAGTGCTGATGGGGCGTTCTCCCTATATCAACCATCTCCTCTTCGAGAGCCCAGGGGATCTGGAGATTGCCAAAAGGGCGATGGAGTGGACCGAAACCCTCCCGGTTCAGAACCGGTTGATCGATGAGCTTTCGGGCGGCGAACGAAAGCGGGTCTTCATCGCCAGGGCCCTCGCCCAGGAACCGGAGGTGATCCTTCTTGACGAACCCACGGCCAACCTCGACATCCATCACCAGGCCGATTTTCTAAACCTCCTCCTCGCCCTCAACCGGGAAAGAGGCCTGACGATCGTCATGGCCCTCCACGACCTGAATATCGCTTCCGAATATTGCGATCGGCTCGTGCTTCTCCGGAACGGAAAGATTTACAACATGGGCCATCCTGCCGAAGTGATCACCCGGGAGGCGATCGAAGAGGTTTATGGCTGTGAGGTATGGGTGGACGAGCATCCCGTCTCCCGAAAGCCGAGGGTCACCCTGCTGAGACCTCGACATTGA
- the ilvA gene encoding threonine ammonia-lyase produces MELSKEIERAEEKVRKVVLRTPIIHSETLSKMTGKEVYLKLENLQKTGSFKIRGAYYKLSCLADSSRSNQVVAASAGNHAQGVAYASSLLGMHSTIVMPFGASLAKQVATKAYGGEVVLFGRDTDEALAHAREMAKAGRVLIHPFDDEEVIAGQGTIGLEILEDLPEVEGIVVPVGGGGLISGIATIVKERRPRVTVIGVQANHAPGAYRSLKRGKIIEAKVKPTLADGIAVGRIGEIAFPILQQKVDAMVLVSEEEIASAILLLMERKRIVAEGAGAATLAALLSHRARIKPRRVVLVISGGNIDLHLLDRILEKGLSRTGRMARFQVLLRDVPGALAELTGEIARHQANILHIVHERAARDIPIGFSKVILILETRGPQHIQELKRGLERKGYLLPPPG; encoded by the coding sequence ATGGAACTCTCAAAAGAGATCGAAAGGGCGGAAGAAAAGGTGCGAAAGGTCGTCCTCCGGACGCCGATCATCCATTCCGAGACCCTCTCCAAGATGACCGGAAAAGAGGTCTACCTCAAATTGGAGAATCTCCAGAAGACCGGCTCCTTTAAGATCCGGGGGGCCTATTACAAACTGTCCTGCCTGGCCGATTCGAGCCGGTCGAATCAGGTGGTGGCCGCCTCGGCCGGAAATCATGCCCAGGGCGTCGCTTATGCCTCATCCCTTCTGGGGATGCATTCGACGATCGTGATGCCCTTTGGGGCCTCTCTTGCCAAGCAGGTGGCCACAAAAGCCTATGGCGGAGAGGTCGTCCTTTTCGGCCGGGATACCGACGAGGCCCTCGCCCACGCCCGGGAGATGGCGAAGGCGGGGAGGGTTCTCATCCACCCCTTCGACGACGAAGAGGTGATCGCGGGCCAGGGGACGATCGGCCTGGAGATCCTCGAGGATCTCCCGGAGGTGGAAGGGATCGTCGTCCCCGTGGGCGGAGGAGGATTGATCTCGGGGATTGCCACGATCGTCAAGGAGCGAAGGCCCCGGGTGACGGTCATCGGGGTGCAGGCCAACCATGCCCCTGGGGCTTACCGGTCCCTCAAACGGGGGAAGATCATAGAGGCGAAGGTAAAACCGACGCTGGCCGACGGGATCGCCGTGGGAAGGATCGGGGAGATCGCCTTTCCCATCCTTCAGCAGAAGGTCGATGCGATGGTCCTGGTCAGCGAAGAGGAGATCGCCTCGGCCATCCTCCTTTTGATGGAGAGGAAACGGATCGTGGCCGAAGGGGCGGGCGCCGCAACCCTTGCCGCCCTCCTGTCTCATAGGGCCCGGATCAAACCCCGACGCGTGGTCTTGGTGATCAGCGGAGGCAATATCGACCTCCACCTTCTCGATCGGATCCTCGAGAAAGGGCTGAGCCGCACCGGCAGGATGGCACGGTTCCAGGTCCTTCTGAGGGACGTCCCGGGGGCGCTGGCCGAATTGACAGGCGAGATCGCCCGACATCAGGCCAACATTCTCCATATCGTCCATGAGCGGGCTGCCCGGGACATCCCCATCGGATTCTCAAAGGTGATTCTCATCCTCGAAACCCGCGGCCCGCAACACATCCAGGAGCTGAAGAGGGGGTTAGAAAGAAAGGGCTATCTTCTCCCTCCTCCGGGTTGA
- a CDS encoding DUF2207 domain-containing protein, giving the protein MAFHQFLFILLICELTLFHTPLFAQHFTITRFHADISIRKDSSFIVRETIEVKFHQPRHGIYREIPFKYKDEFGRTITTPTTVLSVKDGSGNPWKYQVKKSGSVIHIRIGDPKRFVSGDQTYVITYQVENAVLFLDDHDELYWNVTGNAWKADILKASAEVFLATKEESKNVWAAGFTGTYGSKASECDVEANDHRGKFIARKSLAPGEGLTVAFGWDKGLVSPPPSWKKFLWRINLQENWVFFLPMVSFLFMFNRWYRKGRDPRVREAVTVAYEPPKVGSRFLTPAEAGTLLDEKLDPRDITSTIVGLAVKGYIQIEEVKKEGLIFDRSDFYLNKIKEPDSGLSSFESELMKRLFSSASPRLSVSSLKNQFYKELPSLKKTLYGELVKNRYFLVNPEKVRTLYFLVGFLIIVFGGFVLAFLSPASMWKGFVTAGLTGLPVLFFGRHMPAKTKAGALAYMAILGFQEFMNRAEKDRLERMGDKDLFSRYLPYAIALDVADNWAEAFEGIYQEPPSWYISPGGLRTFHPVGFTRSMEAVASSLGAAMFSAPRGSSGGRGGGGFGGGGFSGGGFGGGGGGSW; this is encoded by the coding sequence ATGGCGTTTCATCAATTCCTTTTCATCCTTCTCATCTGCGAGCTCACCCTATTTCATACTCCCCTCTTCGCCCAGCACTTCACCATCACCCGGTTCCACGCCGATATCTCCATTCGGAAAGACTCCTCTTTTATTGTCCGTGAGACGATCGAGGTGAAGTTCCACCAACCCAGGCATGGGATTTACCGGGAGATCCCCTTCAAATATAAGGATGAGTTCGGCCGGACGATCACCACACCGACGACCGTCCTGTCCGTGAAAGATGGATCCGGAAATCCCTGGAAGTATCAGGTCAAAAAATCGGGTTCGGTCATTCATATCCGGATCGGTGATCCCAAGCGGTTTGTCTCCGGAGACCAGACCTACGTGATCACCTACCAGGTGGAGAATGCCGTCCTCTTTCTCGATGATCACGATGAGCTTTACTGGAACGTGACCGGGAATGCCTGGAAGGCCGATATCCTCAAGGCCTCTGCAGAGGTCTTTCTTGCGACAAAGGAGGAGAGCAAGAATGTATGGGCGGCCGGATTCACGGGAACTTACGGCTCCAAAGCCTCGGAGTGTGACGTTGAAGCGAACGATCATCGGGGGAAATTTATTGCCCGCAAGAGCCTGGCACCCGGAGAGGGCCTGACGGTTGCCTTTGGATGGGATAAAGGGCTCGTCTCCCCTCCTCCTTCCTGGAAGAAATTTTTATGGAGGATCAACCTTCAGGAGAATTGGGTCTTTTTCCTTCCCATGGTCTCCTTTCTCTTTATGTTCAATCGCTGGTACAGGAAGGGGAGAGACCCGAGAGTGAGAGAGGCTGTTACTGTTGCCTACGAACCCCCAAAAGTGGGGAGCCGTTTTCTCACTCCGGCAGAGGCAGGAACCCTGCTCGATGAAAAACTGGATCCGAGGGACATCACCTCGACGATCGTTGGACTTGCGGTCAAGGGTTACATCCAGATCGAAGAGGTGAAGAAGGAAGGGTTGATCTTTGACCGATCGGATTTCTATCTCAATAAAATCAAAGAGCCTGATAGCGGACTTAGTTCTTTTGAGTCAGAACTGATGAAACGCCTCTTCTCCTCGGCCTCCCCCCGCCTCTCCGTATCCAGTTTGAAGAATCAATTTTACAAGGAATTACCCTCCCTGAAGAAGACCCTCTATGGGGAGCTCGTCAAAAATAGATATTTTCTCGTCAATCCCGAGAAAGTCCGAACCCTCTATTTTCTCGTGGGATTTCTCATCATCGTCTTCGGAGGCTTTGTCCTGGCGTTCCTCTCTCCCGCCTCGATGTGGAAGGGGTTTGTGACAGCGGGGCTGACCGGGCTTCCCGTCCTTTTCTTTGGCCGGCATATGCCGGCCAAAACCAAAGCCGGTGCCCTGGCCTATATGGCGATTTTGGGATTTCAGGAGTTTATGAATCGCGCAGAGAAAGACCGGCTCGAGCGGATGGGAGATAAAGACCTCTTCTCGAGATATTTACCCTATGCCATCGCCCTCGATGTCGCGGACAACTGGGCAGAGGCCTTTGAGGGGATTTATCAGGAGCCGCCCTCCTGGTATATCTCTCCAGGAGGATTAAGGACCTTTCACCCGGTCGGTTTTACCCGTTCCATGGAGGCGGTGGCCTCGAGTCTCGGTGCCGCGATGTTTTCCGCTCCCAGAGGAAGCAGCGGCGGAAGGGGTGGGGGCGGCTTCGGGGGAGGGGGCTTTTCAGGAGGGGGCTTCGGCGGCGGCGGAGGGGGAAGCTGGTGA
- a CDS encoding LemA family protein, translated as MALTIVLLVLAIVIAAVVIFIYNKLVRLRNTVKSSWSDIDVQCKKRFDLVPNLVETVKGYAAHEKAVFEKVTQARTMAMQANSPAEMAKAENMIRDTLKSLFAVAEAYPELKANANFMQLQTQLQELENNIEYARRYYNAVVRDYNTLIESVPSNLIASLFGFRQAELFQLETPEVERRPVKVSFS; from the coding sequence ATGGCCCTGACCATCGTTCTCCTCGTCCTCGCGATCGTGATCGCTGCCGTTGTCATCTTCATCTACAACAAACTCGTTCGACTCAGGAATACGGTCAAGTCTTCGTGGTCGGACATCGATGTCCAGTGCAAGAAACGATTCGACCTCGTCCCCAATCTGGTGGAGACCGTAAAGGGATATGCTGCACATGAAAAAGCCGTCTTCGAGAAGGTGACCCAGGCGAGGACCATGGCCATGCAGGCAAACTCTCCTGCGGAGATGGCCAAGGCCGAGAACATGATCAGGGATACGCTCAAGAGCCTGTTTGCCGTTGCGGAGGCTTATCCTGAACTCAAAGCCAATGCCAACTTCATGCAGCTCCAGACCCAGTTGCAGGAATTGGAGAATAACATCGAATATGCCAGGCGATATTATAATGCGGTCGTTCGGGATTATAACACCCTCATCGAATCGGTTCCCTCAAATCTCATCGCCTCCCTCTTCGGTTTCAGACAGGCCGAATTGTTTCAGCTTGAGACCCCCGAGGTGGAAAGAAGGCCGGTGAAGGTGAGCTTTTCCTGA
- the amrS gene encoding AmmeMemoRadiSam system radical SAM enzyme — protein MGVSRREFLKKAGEGFLRQALLPGFLITLFKASRACGEKRAEILREALHYQKLPQGRVRCHLCFRGCEIFPGRRGFCRNRENWNGTLYSIAYGKAAALQIDPIEKEPSFHMIPGTQIFCTATASCNFRCKFCHNWHLSQKGVEEVPYVTVRPEEIVRKAIEYRCETVSFTYSEPTVFYEYMLDIVRIAKEKGLKTLYHTNGSIRKEPLLALLPYMDAVTVDLKAFTERFYSDISSSELEPVLQTLKTIRSYGRHLEIVNLLIPTLNDDPADIQRMCHWIRNHLGKEIPLHLNRFFPNYKLTHLPPTPIETLERAHRIAKEAGLEYVYIGNVPGHEKNSTFCPRCQKKIIHRTHFSVTAIEIRNGKCRFCGYPIAGIWA, from the coding sequence GTGGGAGTCAGTCGAAGAGAGTTTCTCAAGAAGGCTGGCGAAGGGTTTCTGAGGCAGGCCCTCCTTCCCGGCTTTCTCATCACCCTGTTTAAAGCCTCTCGGGCTTGTGGGGAAAAAAGGGCGGAGATCCTTCGGGAGGCTCTACACTACCAGAAGCTCCCCCAGGGTCGGGTGCGATGCCATCTCTGCTTTAGGGGATGTGAAATCTTTCCCGGAAGAAGGGGATTTTGTCGAAACCGGGAGAATTGGAACGGCACGCTTTACAGCATCGCCTATGGAAAGGCAGCGGCCCTCCAGATCGACCCCATCGAAAAAGAACCCTCTTTCCACATGATCCCTGGCACCCAGATCTTTTGCACGGCCACGGCAAGCTGCAATTTTCGCTGTAAATTCTGTCATAACTGGCACCTCTCCCAGAAGGGCGTGGAGGAGGTCCCTTATGTCACGGTGAGGCCCGAAGAGATCGTAAGAAAGGCCATCGAATATCGTTGTGAAACGGTCTCCTTTACCTACTCGGAGCCCACGGTCTTCTATGAGTACATGCTCGACATCGTGAGGATCGCAAAGGAGAAGGGGCTCAAGACCCTCTACCATACGAACGGCTCCATCCGGAAAGAGCCCCTTCTTGCCCTGCTCCCATATATGGATGCCGTCACCGTCGATCTGAAAGCCTTCACCGAAAGGTTCTATTCGGACATCTCCTCCTCCGAACTCGAGCCCGTCCTTCAGACCCTGAAGACCATCCGATCCTACGGCCGACATCTCGAGATCGTCAACCTCCTCATTCCCACCTTGAATGACGATCCCGCCGATATCCAGAGGATGTGTCATTGGATCAGAAACCACCTCGGCAAAGAGATCCCCCTTCACCTCAATCGGTTCTTCCCGAATTATAAACTGACCCACCTCCCACCGACCCCCATCGAGACCCTTGAACGGGCCCATCGGATCGCTAAAGAAGCGGGACTGGAATACGTCTACATCGGAAATGTCCCTGGCCACGAGAAGAATTCCACCTTCTGCCCGCGATGTCAGAAAAAGATTATCCACCGAACCCACTTTTCGGTGACCGCCATCGAGATCAGAAACGGGAAGTGCCGGTTCTGCGGCTATCCCATCGCAGGGATTTGGGCTTAG
- a CDS encoding DUF523 and DUF1722 domain-containing protein, producing MEKIKLGISACLLGQNVRYDGGHKLDRFLRDTLGRYVEYVPVCPEVECGLPIPREAMHLVGPPDSPRLLTIQTKRDLTDQMVRWARRRVAELEKEDLCGFIFKSDSPSSGMERVKVYNDKGIPVKRGVGVFARIFMEHFPLLPVEEEGRLHDPKLRENFIERVFTLKRWREMLARKESRGPLVQFHTQHKLLILSHSPKHYQVLGTLVAKAKEFPIKELYRKYQALLMEALRLQTTPKKHANVLMHMMGYFRENLSPDEKQELLEVIDQYRRGILPLIVPITLIQHYVRKYDQPYLKEQVYLHPHPLELQLRNHV from the coding sequence ATGGAAAAAATCAAACTGGGGATCAGCGCCTGTCTGCTCGGTCAGAACGTCCGCTATGATGGCGGACACAAATTGGACCGGTTTCTTCGCGACACCTTGGGCCGATATGTGGAGTACGTCCCCGTCTGCCCGGAGGTGGAGTGCGGCCTTCCGATCCCGAGGGAGGCGATGCATCTCGTGGGTCCGCCGGACTCCCCCCGGTTGTTGACGATCCAAACGAAAAGGGACCTCACCGACCAGATGGTTCGATGGGCCCGAAGACGGGTCGCCGAGTTGGAAAAAGAGGACCTCTGCGGTTTCATCTTCAAAAGCGACTCGCCCAGCAGCGGGATGGAACGGGTAAAGGTCTATAACGATAAAGGAATACCGGTAAAAAGGGGCGTGGGCGTGTTCGCGAGGATCTTTATGGAGCATTTTCCTCTTTTACCGGTCGAAGAGGAAGGCAGGCTCCACGATCCGAAGCTCCGGGAAAACTTCATCGAGAGGGTCTTCACCCTGAAGCGGTGGAGGGAGATGCTGGCCCGTAAGGAGAGCCGCGGTCCCCTCGTCCAATTCCACACCCAGCACAAGCTCCTCATCCTCTCCCACAGTCCCAAGCATTACCAGGTCCTTGGAACGCTGGTGGCGAAGGCCAAAGAGTTTCCCATCAAAGAGCTCTACCGGAAATACCAGGCCCTCCTCATGGAAGCCCTTCGACTCCAAACCACCCCAAAGAAACACGCCAACGTCTTGATGCACATGATGGGTTATTTCAGAGAAAACCTCTCTCCCGACGAAAAACAGGAACTCCTCGAGGTTATCGATCAGTATCGAAGAGGGATTCTTCCCTTGATCGTCCCCATCACCCTCATTCAACACTATGTCCGAAAATACGACCAACCCTATCTGAAAGAGCAGGTCTATCTCCACCCCCATCCCCTCGAGCTCCAACTCCGAAACCACGTCTGA